The genomic segment aaaaatcctaataagcctTTTTTTAATAAcagtaaaaatataataattttttcttaatttgttaatgttaaataattaattttattaaattaaagttAAAATAGTAATTTTCAAACTTTTGGTGCTTCAAATTTAAGTATTAAATCtcaaatgattaaaaataataataataataataataatatgtgtgTCTGAATTGGCACAAAATAATACACAAATAAAACTAAACGAAATATGCATAAATCATTTAATTAATACAAACCATGACAGCTTGTTTAACATCTCTACTTTTGTCTACATTTCAAAAAGAAATTCATAGTTCAGATCCAAAGGTTTTGTGATAAACGATACAGCCTAATTGAAGTTGTTATTTATGCATGTATAAATTTACCAGGAAAAAAATCAAGGTTAatacatatatgtataaatattgaagaattttaataattatgttttcatagggatttattaaaaaaaatatattactaTTAATTTTAGATGTTGAGTTGTCTTAATTCATTAACTATTTTTGATAAATTATCCATTTCACACCAATATTATGGAATAAAGATTTATATAAGTAtctataataaaatataaaaataatattgagTGTTAAATTATACGGGGCTGAATATAGTAGGGTAATCCtttttacaatatatattatCTTTTACTAATGTGAAATTTGGAGTCATCTTTTTCTAGTAGTAGTTGGGTGTAAATAAGAAGATATAGTTTTGgagattaatattattttaaactttatattttgtaaaataatttaaataaattttaaatctaaaaaatttaatataaatatatctcctaatttttataaatacaaaataaaataataagaatgTGATTGAAAAGCATAATTTGATcggataaaatatatatataaaatatggaaaaaaaaataagTGGGCCCCAAGAAGGTTTGAGCCATATGAAATGATAGAGAAAGATTGACATGATAGAGATAGATTGACCACTTTTCAAAATTTTTGTAAAATTGAAAGTAGTGGTTGCAATTATAGTATTGTAGTAATATGTCTACTCTCATCTAACCCCATTATCAGTTTCCTCCTTTTCTTTGTTATATAATATTCAATTATGAACATGAACCGTTTGTTGGGattgtttttaattaatatttttagtattttttttggaTGAGGTATacgttttaattttttttatatgatggtaaataatataaattttatataatttaagaTATTGAGAATTCGAACAACTTattacacatatatatttatattaaaataaattttaacatcttaaattatttgaaaatgaGAATTTCAAATACTATGTAACTACTTTATGCACTATCAATTATAACTTGTATCGAAAATACTATAAGTGgtacctataaatatatataaatataatatggtTGCTTCAAGCTCAAACCACACGtgccaataaatatatatatatatataattcaagtCTCAGAACAGATCgacaaattaatatatatacagaTATACATATATTCAGTCTACATTGATAAAAGAAGAGCGATTGAAGATCATATATATTGGTATAAATCTTCAAATTAGCTAGAGAGTTTTTCTAGATGGAGGGCAGAGTCGATAGCAAGGGAAAATCAATACGATGCAAAGgttattattaataattttttttttatatatatatagtattggATTGGATTAATTAGAAGTAAATATTAAGTATATGTCTATGTGTTAAATTGGGGTTTGTGGTGATTTAATCTGCAGCTGCAATCTGTAGAAACTCCGGCGAAGCACTGGTTATTGAAGAAATAGAAGTGGAACCACCTCGACCTTGGGAAGTTCGCATCAAAATTCTCTGTGCTTCTCTTTGTCACACAGATGTTACCTTCTGGAAAATGAAACCAGTAagtaattattaataataattaaccccaaattaaacaaacaaacaaaaaaagagTATGTACTTGATCTTGATCATTTAATCATGTATTCATCTTCATTCATTCATCATTTTACTCCTCAATTTTTTAGGGACCCTATGCAGTGTTTCCAAGAATCTTTGGCCATGAAGCTGTTGggtaacaatttatttatttttaattattagtttttgttttttatatatatcattttggaaatagccaaaaaaaaaaaagttagacaGCATCTTAGTTGTATTCAACAAGGTGTTAAATTTTactaaaatttatattatttttagttCTTTTGTTTCTTTAGTATATCATTTTGCACACTCAGTTTTAACTAATTACAAAcaatgtattttttaaaaaaaaattagtgaaatatagTATCCTCACTTCAAATTTGGTCaaatataaactaaaaaataatctAAATTTTAGTTGTTAGTATCCTATGCCAGTGTATCTTGTTTGTAATTATTTGAAATAAAAAGTCTAAACTGAACTGATATTAAAAGAAATTAGGGGAACGTAAAATTGGTATAAACCCATTATATTATTTTACAAGtgatatttatttgtttataattaataaaactacAGAAAAGTGGAAAGTGTGGGAGAGAATGTGGAGgaagtgaaagagggagacatagTGGTGCCGGTGTTTCATGGGAATTGCGGAGAGTGTGGAGACTGCAAGTCGAAAAAGGGCAATGGTTGTCGTGtttttaagaagaagaagaagacgatgGACATGCCCAGGGACGGAACCAGCAGATTTCGGGACCAAAATGGGGAAGTTCTGCACCATTTCCTATGCGTCTCCAGCTTCTCCCAATACACAGTCGTCGATATCACTCACATCGTCAACATCTCTACTCCTCACTTTCCTCTTGACAAGGCTTGCTTGCTTAGTTGTGGTGTCTCCACAGGTAATAATAACTTTTCTATTTTCGATATTTAGAAaatttttggtgtaattttttttCCGACGATTTATAGTATCCGGTAAATTTTACAAAATTTGGAAGAATTTACAGTATAAAATATAGAGTtgaaatatgtttatttttatgtatattaaaaaaaaatatgtgtctaataaactatttaaattctatttttgatataataaattattcataattatttgaaaaattggttagatattttaaataattataatattcacgattataatttttttttccaaaagtaCAAAAAAGAGTGTACCGATATATCCAAAAATAAGATGTGCATTATAGAATTTctcattgtttttattttatcttCGTTTACTTTATTAGTATTAGagcatttttaataatttattagatTAAAGAATGAGTCACGAGATATTATTCGATCACATTGTATTctatcaattttatttattttttgcttaaCAAGAACCACCAAGCCACCATAATACTAACTAAAATAATATAAGAAAAAATGCGAAAAATAAGAAACGTTATAACTTTTAGTTTGATGATAACTTCATTTAGAAAATTTGAAATtcctctatttttcttttgttgagcttttctttttctttccttataTAAATTGGAAGatattatttttgtaataaatatttatatgtatatatatatatatattaattgggGGAAGTAGTACGCTAATAGCACTCTCAGTAGATGATATTCTCTATCTTTTAAAATACTTCATCAAAatattactttatttattttacctctaacttttacattacaccatacatcagcttctctatttttttctctatatcatttaaatatatatttttttattcatttaaatttttttctttcattatcAATAGtatctttatatattttaatatttatgatatttattcttatataatatcaaaatataattatactttattttagattattccaaaataaataaaatacaaattaatacaaaatttaaaaataattctcaatataataattataacaaaatataaaataataatatgtatataagttttaaaaaaattactaaaaccatataatattattcctaatatcaaacatatatatagaaaagttagaaaaaaaaaatatttataaaggaATGAATAATTGTTTCTACATATAAATAATGAATAGTGTATTaagctaaaaaaaaattagagtagcTCATTTGATGGAGAACTATTTTAtcacatttgagctataattttaaaatataactatTTTAAGAGAGTCATTGGGAGTGCTCTAACGCTTTATTAATAGAATTAAAGTAAAAACTCTTCTCATCAAGTAGATTTGAATTTGGGACATCTTTTAGTTTTTTGAATAGAGAGACATCTCTTATGTTAGAATGAGTGTATTACCATTTATCATTTTGATGTGTatataatttcaaatttatttatgttttttttttataattactaTAAATCAATATAGCCTAATTTTgactattgattttttttaatgaatttaacttattatctatttatatattaCACGAACGAACCTGCTTCACTTCACAATTCCCTATTTAAATAAGGGATATTATTATGAACTCTTTTGTGCTTGGTGGGCCGTTATGTAtatttttatgtatggcacatgTGACTTGAgattatataatatgataaaagtATGAGTTGATAATTGAAAGTGACAAAAAAAAACCATATGTACAATACACTAAAATAATACGTTGTATCAGCCTGCAAATGTCGTTTATTTCACCAATAATTAAAGGATTagtttatttgaatattaataaattttttttgtttaaaaaaaaagtagCAGAGAGTGATAGAACTTTAATTAATGGATTATGGGGTGCAGGTGTTGGAGCAGCATGGAAGGTGGCCATGGTGGAAGAAGGTTCAACTGTAGCCATTTTTGGACTTGGAACTGTTGGACTTGCGGTATGTAAAAATTATGGAAAAATCCacctattttattaatattatttttttctaataaATGACATTTTATGATTATCTCGAAATAAAATCATTTTAGGATACTAAACCTAATCTCATCTCCAATGGGAGATGtagtaaacaaaaaattaatatgtaaaataaTGTGCTTTATATTTAATTGTTGATAATtagagataataataataaagtaaaaGTTCTCGCATTTAATggttattattaaaaataatactaaGATAATAAAAATGGcataaaagtaataaaaaaatgtagCATTTATGGTGATGCAAAATATGCACCATGTTATATTGTGTGTCAAATTTTGCATATCATTGGAGCAATTTTTTTGTAAAGTGAGCTATATTTTATGAATGCATCACCAATTTGACACTCTACTGGAGATGCTCTAAGATTATATCTAATGGAGATATAAATGTATGATGCATTACTAAAATATAGCATACTTCAAAGAAAAACTTCTCCAATATGAGCTAAAGGTTGTGCTATATTTTGCATATGCTAAAAGTTTATCTAAATTTGAATCAAAATATAGCACAATCCAAATTTGAATCAccacttttttatttacttttttatcattacttattattttattatatttttttatatcttATTTAGAGTGCTAAGAAAATTCTTTGTTGCACTCTTTTTTACACTCTCATTTATCCATGCATGATACGtggatattatttaattttttatatattaatattttttcaaatcatTAGTGAAATCTACATGTCATTCATTGATTTAACAGAATACAAAAGTgtaattgtttaccgagtttttcggaaactataataataaaatataagagagattaaagagaaagagtttagaagttgtaagcaagatttttacgtggttggggcgttaatgagccttagtccacgagaccgttgcattagagcttagagaatgtaacgccctggttaccccagaacagttacggtgaaccggaaatttgacccgctacccgagtcctttggttaaaaacgtggtctaagtgttattatcaagttaaggtgaaaaaccaataaaaaggaaatggtacatttcattaagtaaataaactgctcatgagcctttcaaaatgtttacaagtagttcgtaatacaaaagagtcgctacagtttcaactttacaatccccgccggcctaagcggcaaaaatatggtaaacccctagtccctctgagaactcctcgaccgtggcagtcaagcggccctgtatgtacatcacatcgcccaagctctccactcaaggctggccaagcttttcctttcctttacctgcaccacatagcacccatgagctaaggcccagcaagaaaacataataaaacatgatataatatcaacaacgatcataataaccattcaggactatccgTCCAACAAATatgtgacaatagccaaaagtcacaataatgagcatcgctccctctagccatgtgacgatagggtcaccagggcttaactgataggtgattctttcataagttcgaccaggacaggtgcatggtgattagtcaccaacataaccttcctcacgactctagagtcgaagctatggacaacgtcccttagccacgtgactaacggtcaccggggttGTATACCTTGGCTaaagacatctggtcgtagaccaggcaagcacttataagttctttgaccttagggtcggtcctgcattaatgccatagagccattcaatgcgtgatcatcgactttagagtcggtccctgactattcagtgtcttaaacagttaatcagcattcattagcatttaatatgcaatccacgttcacatatatcaaccaacttgcctcaatatcaaaccatgcatgtcatatacctgtacagggtgcaactgtattcatacactgttttcttacctcaagttcgagcgagaaatatgataaggacgacccctgagaacgatcgatcttttagttcctttgcggttacctaatcacaatcaattataacctccattaatgagaatccaaaataatagggtcttaacctaagcaccaccctcgggacctcgaaacacgcccacacggtgagtagattcgatcccgggccttaagaattgaaaccccaagtcaaaaacccttaaaaacactcaaaacggggtttggaaggaacaggatagcgctacagcgctcaacccctagcgccataGCGCCCTACACAGAACCTCCCAAGAGCCAGAAaacctcctgaggagcgctatagcgccctagggtgggcgctgtagtgctacctccaggcccaaacacccctgaaccgaccttcttcatctccttcgattctaactcgatttccaagcttccaaagcctattcttgatgccaaataaacccaaaaaccatcccaacacaccccaaacatcacaagcatgggaaccctagccaaaactcccaacaaaaaccatgaattcaccctagtaaactcagctgcaaaacaaaaccaaaacagggcaaacaagagaaaaccatggttagaaacttacccaaagcttggcttatgatggtcttcaatggtggaccacactcccaaactcccaaggcttgcttcctaagcttgaatcctcaaaattggttcaaaaaccacaaagaacagtgaggagaagaaggtacgggagaactctaaagtatactctgtttttccatcacttTTCTCAGCTAccaaaggttatatctatcctaggggtgaaatgtccattgtacccctaggtcaattaatactttctaaaggctcccaagggcatttttggtacttccccctatctcgttaatcataattaacgctctccaattcccgctattctcaataatctcaaacaccaataattcacatcccgttaccctttatcccccggtaacgctctaaccatcaaaatcaccccgagactcaacccaagtcccgacacttaaccccgttgtgactaaaccgctaatcaatattctacgatcgtctcatgtcaaatagctcgaacaaacccacatcataatgtggtctcaacatatgtcattgacatgcatacaattaacattatattataatataattctcataaacatgcataaacacatttaatggcgtaattaaacaattatggccctcccggcctactaacccGGCCATTAACcacaatagggaatccggggcattacaaagaatctataacaatggagttttcttaTAGTTTTAGCAAAGTAACTGTATACATGCaccccaaaagtcccttccctagtgctctgttacatgtatttataggttcataggtGCACTGGGCATGGGCCAGGCTGACCCGAGCCCAATAAATGTATAAATACTGCTGGCTTCTCTACCGGAAGCCCAATATAGAAGAAttaaaacacaaaagaaaaacaCTAACtcgagcccattgggccagcccaaactgTATCTATCATCCGAAAAATTggagcttttggtctgggcatctcaAGTTACGAGACAGATTCAgaggacaagatcggtcagagcagtggtggcacaggtctgaaccagcggcgtacaatcccgaggtggccttttccgcaggtgaaacgtggggacaattcccacgcttcatggggcgAAGTCAGGGTCACGAATGCTTTTCTCTGCCAACATTGGCGACCCGACCCGAGTTCGTTTACCTATGTCCCTCTCTGTTTACCGCGAGCCCGGATCGTTTCCCAGGCTTTGGGACCGTTCGCACCAAGCTCGACTGTTACCCCCAGCCAGTTGTATCGTCTCTCGGATGACCGTCCCGGACAATACTCCCTCGGACGCCTTCCGGGCCTAACCCAGAATTGGGCTGTCGATATCCATCATACTCCTTGCCATAGGCCCCAACTGGCACAACCTTAATTGGCCAGCTAGTGGGCCTGGGTCGCAGTCCCGGGCCCACggcaggaaacggggataacatttaccccccaagccttcatctgggcctgcgcggtggaggcttgccttggtCCTGGATACTCTCGGCTATCTCCCTGGTTCCTTCTTAGAATAGTTGGTCCGGGGTAAGGGGCCTCGCGTGTCAGGCGACTGCGGAGCTCGGACCATTTACCAAGGTTTGGGTTTGTTTACCGGTGTCCTGGTTCGCGACGAGGGGTACACGTGTCGTCTAGCAACCGCTGCACCGATGGCACTAGACCTTGAAAAGTCAtcaaccacctcaagggtcgctaggcctaggctattgTGTCGGCTCGGATTTcaaagcgtcccatccgcatggGGGCTTTCCATTAATGCTTCTACGCTGAGGTGgatcgtaggatggggcgacttTGAAGTGTCTCCTTTTCTGGGACGTTGGATCAAAAGGGAGCGGATCCAACACTCGAGTGGATTCATTAAAGCCTCTGCACAATCttggaccgtccgatgggggaTCGATCTTATCCGCTGGATCAGAGATCAGCCTTTGGGTCTTTATAAATACCCCTCAGGCAttcatttgaaacctttacaCTCTTGAGCCAGTCTAAGAACCTGAAAGATTCCTTTATGTCCAAGCTTGCCGACGAGATCTTCCACCGCCTGCTCATTCTGCGCCGTCGTCTTTTTCCAACAGTTCCGGCATCTGCACCCTTGCCCGAACCTACGTCGTTAGCCTGTCCTCTCGACAAGTTGCTGAACCGTCTTCATCAGTTCAAGACTGAGATTCTGCCGTCCTTATCGCCGGATAACCACCATTTTTCGTGACCAGCAACTCATAGTAAGTTCCTCTGCCTTGTGCCTATATAGGTATACAAACGTAGATTTCCTGTCACTTTGCTTATCtgcttaggctgctagaactTGTCTGTGCTTAGAATTAGTTCTAGGGAAAGACTGCCTGGTCCGGGCCGCTCTTGGCCCTTCCGGGtccggatgcttcccggacaagTGGTGATGGATCGAATTAGGAGTAGCCTACTTTTTCGTTCCCGATCAGGGCCTTGTGGTTCCCTGGTGAACACGGGTCTGATCTGGAGGGGACTCCAAGTAGTTCgtaggagaccccccgtaccgTAACCaactttcttgggttttggtattgactgcttgtgtaatgccctacttccttagagtcgttactaagtgagttttaaaatgtgcttttaactcgctaatcgatgttttagatcaaatagtgtaattaagctgtaaacagaggaaaaactttagaaatataatttccatagaaaatcataaaagtttgacacctgggatcccagaatacagtttagaaatatttacaacaaataCATTGAACtaggtcgactaaacgacaaaatctaagttttacaaccatctcccaaaatcctctagctgtggcagccaggttggcccaacatgtac from the Humulus lupulus chromosome X, drHumLupu1.1, whole genome shotgun sequence genome contains:
- the LOC133803542 gene encoding alcohol dehydrogenase-like 1 — protein: MEGRVDSKGKSIRCKAAICRNSGEALVIEEIEVEPPRPWEVRIKILCASLCHTDVTFWKMKPGPYAVFPRIFGHEAVGKVESVGENVEEVKEGDIVVPVFHGNCGECGDCKSKKGNGCRVFKKKKKTMDMPRDGTSRFRDQNGEVLHHFLCVSSFSQYTVVDITHIVNISTPHFPLDKACLLSCGVSTGVGAAWKVAMVEEGSTVAIFGLGTVGLAVAEGAKLRGASKIIGVDLNPDKFEMGKKFGITDFVNPADTGGKPVSEVIKDLTDGGADYCFECIGLASLMEDAFSSCREDWGKTVVLGVEMHGAPLCVASYELLNGRTLTGSLFGGVKPKVDIPIFAQKYLDKELNLEGFITHEVRFNDINKAFDLLVQGKSLRCIIWMDD